From the genome of Rathayibacter sp. VKM Ac-2759, one region includes:
- the add gene encoding adenosine deaminase: protein MSADELLRRLPKTELHCHFASTMSAAHLIAAAESYGVPLASTDPATLFDFDDLQEFLVAFRAAHRVLRTPADLATVAYDGVRAAAAQGLRYREYAVNPQYFADHAFLGWGGLGYAELLDPILDGLRAAETDLGVGFGIVVAVNRRDSAASAVDLVEQIRAHPRDEVLALGMDDLTPEGAEDPARFAEAFALARRSGLKLTAHVGETDHSEPDAVRIALDELRVDRIDHGYRILDDPDLVARARDSGIGFTTTPISTTICSGWTLDPSHRIAAMVRAGLRVTVSTDDAVFFRTDLEREYREALPALGLSVDDACTIALNGVEAAFCAPEQKARLRAEFTAAIAELRSAENEPHR from the coding sequence ATGAGCGCCGACGAGCTGCTGCGGCGGCTGCCCAAGACCGAGCTGCACTGCCACTTCGCGTCGACGATGTCGGCGGCGCACCTGATCGCGGCGGCCGAGTCGTACGGCGTGCCGCTCGCCTCCACCGACCCGGCGACGCTCTTCGACTTCGACGATCTGCAGGAGTTCCTGGTCGCCTTCCGCGCGGCGCACCGCGTGCTGCGGACGCCGGCCGACCTGGCGACGGTCGCCTACGACGGCGTGCGCGCGGCCGCCGCGCAGGGCCTGCGCTACCGCGAGTACGCGGTCAACCCGCAGTACTTCGCCGACCACGCCTTCCTGGGGTGGGGCGGGCTCGGCTACGCGGAGCTGCTCGATCCGATCCTCGACGGGCTGCGCGCGGCGGAGACCGACCTGGGCGTCGGCTTCGGGATCGTCGTCGCCGTCAACCGTCGCGACTCCGCGGCGAGCGCCGTCGACCTCGTCGAGCAGATCCGCGCGCACCCGCGCGACGAGGTGCTCGCGCTCGGCATGGACGACCTGACGCCCGAGGGCGCCGAGGATCCCGCGCGCTTCGCGGAGGCGTTCGCGCTCGCCCGCCGCTCGGGCCTGAAGCTGACGGCGCACGTCGGCGAGACCGACCACTCGGAGCCCGACGCGGTGCGGATCGCGCTCGACGAGCTGCGGGTCGACCGCATCGACCACGGCTACCGCATCCTCGACGACCCCGACCTCGTCGCGCGCGCCCGCGACTCCGGGATCGGCTTCACCACCACCCCGATCTCGACCACGATCTGCTCGGGCTGGACCCTCGACCCCTCGCACCGGATCGCCGCGATGGTGCGCGCGGGCCTGCGGGTGACGGTGTCGACCGACGACGCGGTGTTCTTCCGCACCGACCTCGAGCGCGAGTACCGCGAGGCGCTCCCCGCGCTCGGGCTGAGCGTCGACGACGCGTGCACGATCGCGCTGAACGGGGTGGAGGCGGCGTTCTGCGCGCCCGAGCAGAAGGCGCGGCTGCGCGCGGAGTTCACCGCGGCGATCGCGGAGCTGCGGTCAGCGGAGAACGAGCCGCACAGGTAA
- a CDS encoding DUF2254 domain-containing protein: MRSRILHARESFWFLPALFGVIAVALAFGLIELDRVLIRAGVGDIPLVEDLSATGGRAILSAIGGTMLGVAATSFSITISVLATTSSAYGPRLVRNFMADRGNQVVLAVLTSTFLYSLIVLRSVHTEDDSSLAFVPVVAVGFAVLLAVGDVAVLVYFIHHIALSVQVTTLQKRVLDELESVIDELHADEGGQDEHVPAGDAVLAAARGGYVERIEIERLVALAEQHDAVVRVLAVPGDHVLEGDPVLEIGRSSAETSEASLAAVVIADARAPHQDLRYAVQQVIEIGVRGLATGTNDPYTAVSAIDALTGALVGLCTGPGRRTRYRDGDGTVRVVCEWPRFEALLAEVYLALRAYAMDQPLVVRAGIRMAQRLEPVATGAGREELRRQIGAFADAYAAGERDALEAPVVRADLEALESRLSAAEQPHR; this comes from the coding sequence ATGCGCTCCCGGATCCTCCACGCCCGCGAATCGTTCTGGTTCCTGCCCGCGCTCTTCGGGGTCATCGCCGTCGCGCTGGCGTTCGGCCTGATCGAGCTGGACCGCGTGCTGATCCGCGCGGGTGTCGGCGACATCCCGCTGGTCGAGGACCTCTCCGCCACCGGCGGCCGGGCGATCCTCTCGGCGATCGGCGGCACGATGCTGGGCGTCGCGGCCACCTCGTTCTCGATCACCATCTCGGTGCTGGCGACCACCTCCTCCGCCTACGGACCGCGCCTCGTCCGCAACTTCATGGCCGATCGCGGCAATCAGGTCGTCCTCGCGGTGCTGACCTCGACCTTCCTCTACTCGCTGATCGTGCTGCGCTCGGTGCACACCGAGGACGACTCGTCGCTCGCCTTCGTGCCGGTCGTCGCGGTCGGCTTCGCGGTGCTGCTCGCGGTCGGCGACGTGGCGGTCCTCGTCTACTTCATCCACCACATCGCCCTGTCGGTGCAGGTGACCACGCTGCAGAAGCGGGTGCTGGACGAGCTCGAGTCGGTCATCGACGAGCTGCACGCCGACGAGGGAGGGCAGGACGAGCACGTGCCCGCGGGCGACGCGGTGCTCGCCGCCGCCCGCGGCGGCTACGTCGAGCGGATCGAGATCGAGCGCCTCGTCGCCCTCGCCGAGCAGCACGATGCGGTGGTGCGGGTGCTGGCGGTTCCCGGCGATCACGTGCTCGAGGGCGATCCGGTGCTCGAGATCGGGCGGTCGTCGGCCGAGACGAGCGAGGCGTCGCTCGCGGCGGTCGTGATCGCCGATGCCCGCGCCCCGCACCAGGATCTGCGCTACGCGGTGCAGCAGGTGATCGAGATCGGCGTGCGCGGACTCGCGACCGGCACGAACGATCCGTACACCGCGGTGAGCGCGATCGACGCGCTGACGGGAGCGCTGGTCGGGCTCTGCACCGGCCCCGGGCGGCGGACCCGCTACCGCGACGGCGACGGGACGGTGCGCGTCGTGTGCGAGTGGCCGCGGTTCGAGGCTCTGCTCGCCGAGGTCTACCTCGCGCTGCGCGCCTACGCCATGGATCAGCCGCTCGTGGTGCGCGCCGGGATCCGGATGGCGCAGCGCCTCGAGCCGGTCGCGACCGGTGCCGGGCGCGAGGAGCTGCGGCGCCAGATCGGCGCGTTCGCGGACGCCTACGCGGCGGGCGAGCGCGACGCGCTGGAGGCGCCGGTCGTCCGCGCGGACCTCGAGGCGCTCGAGTCGCGGCTGTCGGCGGCGGAGCAGCCGCACAGGTAA
- a CDS encoding TetR/AcrR family transcriptional regulator: MISTPTRRTQLLESIVDHILEHGVATVSLRGLARAAESNNRMLLYYFGSRAALLSEALIVAARRFPDMQRAADELLVPGRPLAERLDRSWEALASSANRPFLRLFFQVFGLAAFEQAEEWRAMRARFDEFLQPELRRALAESGVAEEEVPVVAREVVAFWRGLEILLISIEDDAGVDAVRRRGHADLLARLAPPQPGAPAPGPA, encoded by the coding sequence ATGATCAGCACACCGACGAGGCGCACGCAGCTGCTCGAGAGCATCGTCGACCACATCCTCGAGCACGGCGTCGCGACCGTCTCGCTCCGCGGCCTCGCCCGGGCGGCCGAGTCGAACAACCGGATGCTCCTCTACTACTTCGGCTCGCGCGCCGCCCTGCTGTCGGAGGCGCTGATCGTCGCGGCCCGGCGGTTCCCGGACATGCAGCGCGCCGCCGACGAGCTGCTGGTGCCCGGGCGACCGCTGGCCGAGCGGCTGGACCGCTCGTGGGAGGCGCTGGCCTCCTCCGCCAACCGCCCGTTCCTCCGCCTGTTCTTCCAGGTCTTCGGGCTCGCGGCGTTCGAGCAGGCCGAGGAGTGGCGGGCCATGCGGGCGCGGTTCGACGAGTTCCTGCAGCCCGAGCTGCGCCGCGCGCTCGCCGAGTCGGGAGTCGCGGAGGAGGAGGTGCCGGTCGTCGCGCGCGAGGTCGTCGCGTTCTGGCGCGGCCTCGAGATCCTGCTCATCTCGATCGAGGACGACGCGGGGGTCGACGCGGTGCGCCGCCGCGGGCACGCCGATCTGCTGGCGCGACTGGCGCCTCCGCAACCGGGTGCGCCGGCTCCCGGGCCCGCCTAG
- a CDS encoding flavin reductase family protein → MATLALTRIEDALAHVPSAVAAVAAMVDGAPEGLVATSLSVGASFDPPLVMFAVREASTTWPLLRTSPRLGISMLAAEQASATHRLASRVRHRRFEGLAREEREGGAVLLGGSSLRFECSVHAETPAGDHRVVLLRVHALEVDPAVEPLVYHRSGFRELRDAS, encoded by the coding sequence GTGGCCACGCTCGCTCTCACCCGCATCGAGGACGCCCTCGCGCACGTCCCCTCGGCCGTCGCCGCCGTCGCCGCGATGGTCGACGGCGCCCCCGAGGGGCTCGTCGCCACCTCCCTGAGCGTCGGCGCCTCGTTCGACCCGCCGCTGGTGATGTTCGCGGTCCGGGAGGCGTCGACCACGTGGCCGCTGCTGCGCACCTCGCCGCGCCTCGGGATCTCGATGCTGGCGGCGGAGCAGGCCTCGGCCACCCACCGCCTCGCCTCCCGCGTGCGGCACCGCCGCTTCGAGGGGCTCGCCCGCGAGGAGCGCGAGGGCGGAGCGGTCCTCCTCGGCGGATCGTCGCTCCGCTTCGAGTGCTCGGTGCACGCCGAGACGCCCGCGGGCGACCACCGCGTCGTCCTCCTCCGCGTGCACGCACTCGAGGTCGACCCCGCCGTCGAGCCGCTGGTCTACCACCGCTCGGGCTTCCGGGAGCTCCGGGACGCGAGCTGA
- a CDS encoding NtaA/DmoA family FMN-dependent monooxygenase (This protein belongs to a clade of FMN-dependent monooxygenases, within a broader family of flavin-dependent oxidoreductases, the luciferase-like monooxygenase (LMM) family, some of whose members use coenzyme F420 rather than FMN.), with product MKKIVLGVFEAGTPHVGGTISWSHPRSRDGDFRDIGYWMRMAQVLEAADFDFLFFAGGSFGYSSRRGELSDVLVKAGMTFSLDGAYLIPALAVDTERLNFVVTSTTGADHPLHAVRKFSTLDHVTNGRIGWNIVTGASQNTMAAMLGQSTMVPHDERYRAAQEYVDVAFSFWEGGNDDDAIVLDHEANVFADPEKIHPVAYEGEYYRSHGYHTLPPSPQRSPLLFQAGTSPVGRAFAAKNAECVFVQGSSYAKVASDIADIRRRADENGRDGSAIKVMVGVTVVVGETSEDAARLRAEFDALQSDELAAHYYAGNTGVDLLEYDLDRTLAEQLVLDDQAGQMGTSNIERFLTRPDGTAPTVREILDELKGKGTRGFAVTGDPVEVADELERMMDETDLDGIMLEAVFGIASLEDFIALVQPELRRRGRLDPPATGATFRERMLGGGAHIAPEHHAASFRRTVAD from the coding sequence ATGAAGAAGATCGTCCTCGGAGTGTTCGAAGCGGGAACGCCGCACGTCGGCGGCACGATCAGCTGGTCGCACCCGCGCAGCCGCGACGGCGACTTCCGCGACATCGGCTACTGGATGCGGATGGCGCAGGTGCTCGAGGCGGCCGACTTCGACTTCCTCTTCTTCGCGGGCGGGTCCTTCGGCTACTCCTCCCGCCGCGGCGAGCTCTCGGACGTGCTGGTGAAGGCCGGCATGACGTTCTCGCTCGACGGCGCGTACCTCATCCCCGCGCTGGCCGTCGACACCGAGCGGCTGAACTTCGTCGTCACCTCGACGACCGGAGCCGACCACCCGCTGCACGCCGTCCGCAAGTTCTCGACGCTCGACCACGTGACGAACGGGCGGATCGGCTGGAACATCGTCACCGGCGCCTCCCAGAACACGATGGCCGCGATGCTCGGGCAGTCGACGATGGTGCCGCACGACGAGCGCTACCGCGCGGCGCAGGAGTACGTCGACGTCGCCTTCTCGTTCTGGGAGGGCGGCAACGACGACGACGCGATCGTGCTCGACCACGAGGCGAACGTGTTCGCCGACCCCGAGAAGATCCACCCGGTCGCCTACGAGGGCGAGTACTACCGCTCGCACGGGTACCACACGCTGCCGCCGTCGCCGCAGCGCTCGCCGCTGCTGTTCCAGGCCGGCACCTCCCCTGTCGGCCGGGCGTTCGCCGCGAAGAACGCCGAGTGCGTGTTCGTGCAGGGCTCGAGCTACGCGAAGGTCGCCTCCGACATCGCCGACATCCGCCGCCGCGCCGACGAGAACGGGCGCGACGGCTCCGCGATCAAGGTCATGGTCGGGGTCACGGTCGTCGTGGGCGAGACCTCGGAGGACGCGGCGCGGCTCCGCGCCGAGTTCGACGCGCTGCAGAGCGACGAGCTGGCCGCGCACTACTACGCAGGCAACACGGGCGTCGACCTGCTCGAGTACGACCTCGACCGCACCCTCGCCGAGCAGCTCGTGCTCGACGACCAGGCCGGGCAGATGGGCACCAGCAACATCGAGCGCTTCCTGACGCGGCCCGACGGCACGGCGCCGACGGTGCGCGAGATCCTCGACGAGCTGAAGGGCAAGGGCACTCGCGGCTTCGCCGTGACCGGCGACCCGGTCGAGGTGGCCGACGAGCTCGAGCGGATGATGGACGAGACCGACCTCGACGGCATCATGCTGGAGGCGGTGTTCGGCATCGCCTCGCTCGAGGACTTCATCGCCCTCGTCCAGCCCGAGCTGCGCCGCCGCGGCCGCCTCGACCCGCCCGCGACCGGCGCCACCTTCCGCGAGCGGATGCTCGGCGGCGGCGCGCACATCGCCCCCGAGCACCACGCGGCGTCCTTCCGCCGCACGGTCGCCGACTGA
- a CDS encoding GIY-YIG nuclease family protein, with protein sequence MAFVYILRCSDGSYYVGSTRSLHRRVDAHMMGKGAAYTSRRLPVTLLWHQEFESIAEAFWWEKRIQNWSRAKREALMRGDYAALRLASKKTFRKPDDTPPPPTR encoded by the coding sequence ATGGCCTTCGTCTACATCCTCCGCTGCAGCGACGGCAGCTACTACGTCGGCAGCACCCGCTCCCTGCATCGACGAGTCGACGCGCACATGATGGGCAAGGGTGCCGCCTACACGAGCAGACGACTGCCGGTCACTCTGCTCTGGCACCAGGAGTTCGAGAGCATCGCCGAGGCGTTCTGGTGGGAGAAGCGCATCCAGAACTGGAGCCGTGCGAAACGCGAGGCCCTGATGCGCGGCGACTACGCCGCACTCCGACTCGCCTCGAAGAAGACCTTCCGGAAACCCGACGACACTCCCCCGCCGCCGACCCGCTGA
- a CDS encoding molybdopterin-dependent oxidoreductase: MEQTAETSRTARAPKWRFIALAAVAGIVVAGVLLAVAELIALAVARTASPVLALGSFVVDIVPRPLKEFAITTFGENDKVFLLGSIGIAVVVAAGLAGVLQLLRPPFGQILLIIAGVLSIAAIVTRTGATPLSAVPTLIGLVVALSVMHMTISRLRRWRTARVSEARGTGPEARPAGIERRGFFRVTLIAAVGAAVVGTGARIINATTSSLASVREALRLPSPRTTVAVPAGAELDIDGLSPLYTPNADFYRVDTALTVPSVDPSTWSLTISGMVDQEVTLTFQQLLDMGLDEYGVTLTCVSNEVGGGLVGNAKWLGVPIRDVLAMAGVQSGADMVLSTSVDGYTASTPLSALTDDGLDAILAVGMNGEPLPLEHGFPVRMVVPGLYGYVSATKWLTELKVTTFAADEAYWTPRGYSAEAPIKMSSRIDTPRIDAAIPAGATKIAGMAWAQSIGIAKVEVSIDDGDWQPAVLSTPVNVDTWVQWYVDWVAETGSHYVAVRATDANGMLQIEDRAPIAPNGSSGWQRTLVRVN; this comes from the coding sequence ATGGAACAGACAGCAGAGACCTCGCGCACCGCTCGCGCGCCGAAGTGGCGGTTCATCGCGCTCGCGGCCGTCGCCGGCATCGTCGTCGCGGGAGTCCTGCTCGCCGTCGCCGAGCTGATCGCGCTCGCCGTCGCCCGCACCGCGAGCCCCGTGCTCGCGCTCGGCTCGTTCGTCGTCGACATCGTGCCGCGCCCGCTCAAGGAGTTCGCGATCACGACCTTCGGCGAGAACGACAAGGTCTTCCTGCTCGGGAGCATCGGCATCGCCGTCGTGGTCGCCGCCGGACTCGCCGGCGTGCTGCAGCTGCTCCGGCCGCCCTTCGGCCAGATCCTGCTCATCATCGCGGGCGTGCTCTCGATCGCCGCGATCGTCACGCGGACCGGAGCGACTCCGCTCTCGGCCGTGCCCACGCTCATCGGCCTCGTGGTCGCCCTGAGCGTGATGCACATGACGATCTCGCGGCTGCGCCGCTGGCGCACCGCACGGGTCTCGGAGGCGAGGGGAACAGGTCCCGAGGCCCGTCCGGCCGGCATCGAGCGCCGCGGCTTCTTCCGCGTGACCCTGATCGCGGCCGTCGGTGCGGCGGTCGTCGGCACCGGCGCCCGGATCATCAACGCCACGACCTCGTCGCTGGCGAGCGTGCGCGAGGCGCTGCGCCTCCCGTCGCCCCGCACCACCGTGGCGGTGCCGGCCGGGGCCGAGCTCGACATCGACGGGCTCTCGCCGCTCTACACCCCCAACGCCGACTTCTACCGCGTCGACACCGCGCTGACGGTCCCCTCCGTCGACCCGTCCACCTGGTCGCTGACGATCTCGGGCATGGTCGACCAGGAGGTCACCCTCACCTTCCAGCAGCTGCTCGACATGGGCCTCGACGAGTACGGCGTGACCCTCACCTGCGTGTCGAACGAGGTCGGCGGCGGTCTCGTCGGCAACGCGAAGTGGCTCGGCGTGCCGATCCGCGACGTGCTGGCGATGGCCGGCGTGCAGAGCGGCGCCGACATGGTCCTCTCGACGAGCGTCGACGGCTACACCGCGAGCACCCCGCTCAGCGCCCTCACCGACGACGGGCTCGACGCGATCCTCGCCGTCGGCATGAACGGCGAGCCGCTGCCCCTCGAGCACGGGTTCCCGGTGCGGATGGTCGTCCCCGGCCTCTACGGCTACGTCTCGGCGACCAAGTGGCTGACCGAGCTGAAGGTGACCACCTTCGCGGCCGACGAGGCCTACTGGACCCCGCGCGGCTACTCCGCCGAGGCCCCGATCAAGATGTCGTCGCGGATCGACACCCCCCGCATCGACGCCGCGATCCCCGCCGGTGCGACCAAGATCGCGGGCATGGCGTGGGCGCAGTCGATCGGGATCGCGAAGGTCGAGGTGAGCATCGACGACGGCGACTGGCAGCCCGCCGTCCTGTCGACTCCCGTCAACGTCGACACGTGGGTGCAGTGGTACGTCGACTGGGTGGCCGAGACGGGCTCGCACTACGTCGCCGTCCGCGCCACCGACGCCAACGGCATGCTGCAGATCGAGGACCGCGCCCCCATCGCCCCGAACGGCTCGAGCGGCTGGCAGCGCACCCTCGTCCGCGTGAACTGA